Proteins found in one Selenomonadales bacterium genomic segment:
- a CDS encoding YjbH domain-containing protein, with translation MKRTITAVCAALLLTANAAQAAPTVTGSTGMLYTPTADVLRDGHFSLGYHHLEDGDAYTVGYGMSNAWEISAATVDYDGDRGRDLYLNTKFSLMSENVVRPGIAVGMEDALDEYDRTFYAVASKALPLGFRVHAGIGDGRFDGVFGGIEKTFNPLGVTGRAIFPATTLSAEYDGEEMIYGLRLAIVPGLKAHAAWRDGDTYVGLT, from the coding sequence ATGAAACGAACGATAACAGCCGTATGCGCGGCACTTCTTCTTACTGCCAATGCGGCACAAGCTGCTCCGACAGTGACAGGCTCGACGGGTATGCTCTATACACCGACAGCAGACGTTCTGCGTGACGGACATTTCTCGCTCGGATACCATCATCTTGAAGACGGTGATGCGTATACAGTCGGCTACGGTATGTCGAACGCTTGGGAGATCAGCGCGGCAACAGTTGACTATGACGGCGACCGCGGAAGAGATCTATACTTGAATACAAAATTCTCGCTCATGTCGGAGAATGTCGTTCGTCCCGGCATTGCAGTCGGGATGGAAGATGCCCTCGATGAATATGATCGAACATTCTATGCCGTAGCCAGCAAAGCCCTTCCACTTGGATTTCGTGTCCATGCAGGGATCGGTGACGGCCGCTTTGACGGCGTATTCGGCGGTATCGAAAAAACCTTCAATCCGCTCGGCGTCACGGGCAGAGCCATCTTCCCCGCAACCACACTCAGCGCGGAATACGATGGCGAAGAAATGATATACGGCCTTCGCCTTGCGATCGTCCCCGGACTCAAAGCACATGCCGCTTGGCGTGACGGCGATACGTATGTCGGATTGACCT